The Lolium rigidum isolate FL_2022 chromosome 2, APGP_CSIRO_Lrig_0.1, whole genome shotgun sequence genomic interval TCCACAAAAAGATGCACAAACAGGACAGTTTTTTGTAGGGATCAAACACGACTGGTCCAGAAGGAAAATTGCTGACTTGACCAGTTGACCTTGTTTCAACCAATCCCTCGGTCCTTCCGTTTACTACTTTGTAAGACATATGGATACATATTGAAGTGGTTTCTGCACAACAAAATGTGGGTACGTGGTTCCTGAAGGCTCATCGAAATACAGATGACAAAGATAAATCAGCCAAATGAGCCAGAAAGATTAGTCTGAAAACATCGGGAAAATCTTGACGATCCAGGGATCAGAAACTGTGTCTGCGCATCCAAAAGGTTTGTTATGCTACCGTTGTTATACAACAAACTAGGTAAAAATAACTGATGCAATGCTTAACTGCTTCCTTATATTAGTAAGCGCACATGTGGGTACATTTTTCGACAAAGAGCATGAGAGTGGTAACGTTGCATTTGCAACTTACAAGACATTAATACAAATCAACTTAGACTTGAAATTAATTTCAAAATGAAGTTCTCAATTAGCATCGTGTTATACAAACATAAGACCAGAACCAACTATCTGGCGGCACGCTAGCTGGAACAATGTTGCCACTAGCTGGTCCAGACGGGAATTGGATGAAAATGAGAGAAAAAACAGAGTTTTCCACTGCTTAGATATTTCAGCTATGGCTACAAGGAGAGAAAAGAAGATTACTTTTACCTTGGGCAGGAGGACACGAGTCTGGTGCTGGCCGACCATTATGTGATAGAGACGCACTCAGGGATGCACATGAATACTTAGGCTCGGTCCAGTCTCCAGGGAAATTCGAGACTCGCAAGGGAGAAACAGAGGCCAGGCCGCGAGATGGAGACGGATAAGACCGTTTCGTCCTGCCGCTCCCGCGAGCGCAGGGCGAAACCTTAGCCTTCCTCAACTCCAGCCCCTCCTCCCCCcgtccctccctcgccgccgctagagagcgtcgccgggcaaagccccggggcgccggcagcggcggggcTTCTCTCTCCCCCgcgtggctgtggtggcgcgggctGGCGCGGTCGGCGGGCGCGCCGTGCTTCTCGtctggcgcggcggcgcggtggcctgaCCACGGCGCGGTGAAGGCGTTTCTCCGGCGAGGTGGCGGCGCAGCTTCTGGCTTCTAGCCGGCTGGCGCGGCCCTGCGACGGCGCGCCGTGGCCATGGGTGGCAGcggcgggcccagatctgggccagcGGGCCTAGGTCTGGGCCTCATCAGGGCTGCCTCGGGTGGGCGGCCTCGATGCGTCTGGTCGGCGAGCAGCGAGGGCGCTGGTTCGTCTCCCCCGATGTCCTGCGGCGGGCATCGTGGTGGGTGCCTCGGTCCGGCGTCCTCGACTCCTCTGGATGTGAGGCGACGGCGGGCGGCGTCTGCGGCGTGGAGCTACGGTTCACGTCGGTTCTGAGGTAGTAGCTGCTGTCCTGGGCTCCTGCTCATCTTCCCCCCACCTCCCGGACGAAAGTCCAAAATCTTgttgattgggcggcggcgacgcgctgctgcgccgtgaccttcttggaggcgccatCTGGGGAGGTTTCGGTAGGTTGGCGGAGCTAAAGGTtgcagctttgggcaatgtcggtCCTTGAGCAGCTGCGCTGATCTCTAGCCCGTATGCATGCGTCGACGGCAGTCTGCCCCGTCCTCTGCAGGtgctcccggcggatttatcgtcgTTGGTGGATGTCCAAGTGCTCGGCAGTGCGGCCGGTATGGTGTGATCCTTGTCAAGGTAGTCTCTCCAGGGTGGCGTCGGGTCCGGAGCCCAACACCTCTGCGGCTCTCGGGTGAGCCTCTCTCATGTCCGATGGTTCGACGCCTTCGAACCGGGCGAGAGGGCGGGGGCCCTCTTCGGCATGAGAACAGGTTGGTGCTTCCGGTGCTCGGAGTTCCGGCTGTTCTCCTCGGAATCAAGACTACAATTCTGCTCCGGGCAGTGCCTCGCCGTGCCTCCGGTCGGTGTCCTTGGTGTCGAACAGCGGCGGTCTGCACTCCTGCAAGCTTGTCCTCGCTCGTAGTGCAGTGTTGTAATTCGTTCTGTATGTACCCGTGTATCTTTCCTGccgtggtgtgcgtgtgtggtgtggtgtcctgttgtaactcctggccggttgatggctttgttaatttaaagctgggctttcgagccttctgtttaaaaaaaaataCTTAGGCTCGTGTTCCCTCAAAATTTTACGCCAGAGTCGCCGAGGCGTGTTGCCAACAAGGCAGACACATATGAACCTGGTCGATAATTGGGGCTATTTGATAGGATACTAGCATGTGTAGCAGATTGTCAAGTCTGTAACTTTATTGTAGCCATATATTGAGAAATATGTAGCAGATCAATAGATCTGGAAAACACGAGAAATGGGAATCAAAAGAATGGATCAAACAAAAAAAACCACACAAAGATTATTGAACTCTACACACACGCCAAATGGATCTTCCTTGTTGGATCTCCACGCATGCATGCACGATTTAGTAGCTGACGATGCTGCACTTCTTCCTGATCCCGCCCTTGCTTCCCGCCGGCATGGGCAGCATGCTGAGCTTGACCATGGATGCGGCGAAATCCTCGTTCCAGAGCGTGCCATTGTCCGCATATTCATGGACGTGGCCCCGCGCCTCCGTGTGCGTCAGCAGCTGCCAGTCGGAGTTGAAGCTGACGATCCTAGCgaggttgttgtggtagtaggagTTGTCGAACAAGTCCCTGATCTTGCGCACCCGGCTCTTGAACCCTGGCATATACTTGGCGACGGTGGTGTACTCCTCGTCGCGGACGTTGTTGACCACGGGCGGGTTGGCGCTCTGGCCGCACTTGTAGTTGAGCAGCTTGCGGTAGGCCGGGTTTATCTGGTCTGCAGGCGCAGCGAGACGGCCCTTGAAGGACGAGCAGTGTGCCATGCCGATGGAGTGCGCGCCAGAGAGGATGACCATCTCCTCCACGTCGAAATTCTTGAGGGCGAAGCTTTTAATGAGCTGTTGGGCGGTGAAGGTGGAGTCCGGGAGCTCCTTATCGGCCTGGGATGCCAAGGAGACAAAGCCATCGAGGCGGCCGGCGGGGACGTCGTAGTTGATATGCCCCTTGCTGAGAATTTTGGTGGCGTCACGGGCAGCGTAGACAAGTATATCGGAGCACGACACCACGCCGGGGCATTTCTTCTCGATGTCTGCCTTGATCATCTCAAGGATGTCAAAGGCGGCGAGCCCGATGTTCGCCTTCGCCTCCTTCTCCGGCTTAGGGTTTTGTGCGGATTTGTCAAGGAGGACAGAGCCATCGCATCCCTACATGAATAGTCAACATCATGTCATTGTTTTGTTATTATATATATTAGCTCGACACCTCCACCATGTATGGAAATCCACATTCTGCAATTAGTTTTTCCACAGTGAAATCGAAAAAGGTGCATTGGGTTTTATTTTTCTATGAACACAGAATGTCAAAATGAAAAGCCTCAATGCGAACACTTTCCTAGAGAATGAATACTTGGGTCCTGATCTGAATTGCACAAAAGAACATGCAAATTAAAGTTTTCTGTTTCTGGTCTGAAATTGCATCAAAGGAAATGCATTCAATCTTCTCTCGAGTTCTTGAATCTTGTCCAAAAGCGTAACAAATTCACGAATTTTACCAAACCCTAGGAAATTTGTCGGTTCATTATGAAACAAAAAATACTTCATTTTGATTTGATACTAGGAAAAAAGCACAATAAAACAAAAATCAATGTACATACCCTAACGAAGCAGTCGTGGAATACAAGCCGAACAAGAGCGGCGCCAACACGGGGGTTCTTCTTGATAGCCCGGATGATGTGCCCTTTGACGACGTCCTCCACGCCCCTGCATTTCTTGTTGTAGTAGCCGACCTTCAGTCCACTAGCCTCTGCTGATGGCACACCGAGCAGCGCAGCTTGGAGGGCAACCAGGGAAAACAGGAGAACCACGGAAAGCTTCATGTCTCCTGGACAGCGAGGAGCTAACCGGCAGCTAGTCGGAGAGACAAGATAGCTTGCCTTAATTGGTTTTGCTCCACTTGGATGTGATGATGTTGGGCTAAAGGTTAGAGGGGTTATATATAATGCCGAATTTCTGTTGGTTCATGATTGCCCTTCTGTTTCTGTACCGAACATTGGTTTCATTTGTGATATACaaatggaaccggggaggctgtctccctgagaatctaaaaaaaaaaaaagattgcccTTCTAGTTTTATTTGAAAGAACGGTTCATGATACACTGCTCTGGTAATGAGCACAGGGTAACATGCGAGCGACTTTGCCAATTTTGACCCAGTAGCATTCGATGTATAATAATGTACACAGGCTATTGCTGATCTGGTTAACGTAGATATTATATATTGTAAACCAAGTCGCCAACAAACTGAAAATTATAATTCTGTTGACAGCGGAGCACAATGCAGAAATGTGCAAGTTGGTCACTGACATTTTTCTTTTCTTAAACGGGGGCAAAAGCCTTCCCCCAATCTACATTGCATTCTAGTTTCTATAATCATCGTGCGTACTATTAATTCCGTTGGCAGGGGAGCACAATGCAGAAATGTGCAAGTTGATCACTGACATTATTCTTTTTTGAAACAGGGCAAAAGCCTTCCCCCAATATATTAATTGGGAATAAGTGTTTTGACAAGTAGTTCGAACCGAATGAAAAACAAAGCAGGGTTGCTCTCCCGACATGATTTGAGCGAAATGCTTCGCTCCAGCGTTAGCTCATAAACGGGCTtcccttttttattttttctaggaGAACTAAAGGTAATGTATACTTGTCATCGAAGACCCTTGCATTACGCTTGTTCCAAATCTCCAAGTGACAAAGGAGGGTGAGGAATGCGACGACTTCGCGGTTTGGCATGTGGGCACTCGTCATGTTTCACCACTAATGCTCAATAGGAAGACCACCCCATTGGTTTGGTTGGATGTCGGGGATGTGCTATCATTCTTGAATGTAACTCCAAGGAGAATGGAGCATTTACATACGACGAAGAGGTGGCGCACCAACTTTCGTGGTTTGCTTGCAAAGGGGGCAAAATTACACAGTTTGGCCACCCACATTTTTGGACACAGTCGGCCCCGTTCATATGCGATTATGAGTGAGAAACCAAGCGAAAGTTTTTGCTTTGAGAGGTGCCCAAGCCTTCCACACCGCCTTGTGCAAGAAAGATGAAGTGGAACCAATGAATTGCACCTCCTAGGCCGACCTCGCAGATTATTATTGGCCATTAGCCGTGAGCTACCATGAGATGccatccttcctcttctcaatAAGGTGCACCTCTTGAACCTTGACCCATTCACCAGGTCACAAGCTACAGCTTGCTGAGAGGCAGACGCACAAAAACGTGCCAGTAGTTTATTTCCTTCACTGGTTCTGGTCAGCGTCGGAGCCACGGAGGTGTGCTCCACGACACAAATCGGCAGCTGGATAAAGTAGCAAATGTTTTCGAGACTCTGGGTCGTCGCGAGGCGAGGATGGTCGTCTGGAACAACATCAGCCTCCATCATCACATCGTTCGTCGATCGGCTGCAACTTAACAGTTTCGGTGAGCCCGTACATGCAGATAGAAGATCCATCAGAGGATGTGTGCCTGCAGATGAAGAAACCCCTGAACAAACCACCAGAAAAGAACTTGATGAGATGTAAGGGTGTTCTCATAACAGTAAAAAGGAACAAAATAATTAATAGAGAAAATACTAATCGAAGTGTAAAGATTGACTTTTAGCATTCGAAATGCAAATGTGAACTATTTTTCAATATGCAAAATTATATGTTACTGTCACTGCACCTTAAACATTATTTAGCGCAAGCAACAAGCAGGGAGGCTGTACAGATTTTGAAGCAGAGACATAAAAGTAAATTAAGGAGAGAATTAATGACTAATTAGCAAGAACCTGAACATGCACTGTCCTCAAATTGCACCACGGGTAAGAATATATATTACTTGGTTTACGTCAAGGAAGAGGCAAAGTTAAGAGCCTCTCTTACTGTTTCCGGTAAAGAAAAGAGAGAGTAAAGTAACAAGGCAAATCTATTGGGACAAAATGGAAATACTGGACTCAATACCTGCATTTAATAGATTTGTCTCACTGATACCCAAAAGGTCTTGTAGAAAACCATTAGGTGATGTAGCAGTACAAGCAGTACTAGTAACTGGCATATCATCAAAACTTCAGTCAGGCAAATCAGCTAAAGGAGCTACACCATTTAGAAGCTTAAGATCTCCAGGAGTGACTGCTGACGCAGGCTTATATGCTGGAATAGTTGCTTGTGTGGTACTAGCCCTCTTCACAAGTAGCTTCATCGAATACTGCGCAATCTTCATGCAGAGATGGCCTGCAATTATACCTCATTTCTCGTCAATACCATTCATAAGTGTAAAAAAGCTATGTAAATAGTCTATTTTATTAATATATGAGCAGTAGGAGCCTCTCCTGCTGTAAGTTCCTCAAAAAAAAATACCATTCATAAGTACAATAATACAAGAGAAAGTTTATGTAGTAATAAAAAGTTTTGTAAACCAACTGGTAGACTAGTGACTTTCTATAATGGAACCGAATTCACTTTATATTTGGTGTAGTTCACGGACCATGTTCTCCTTATTCTGGGCAACTATGTGTTGTATGCTCCTGTTAAGAAAGTTAAATCATACTAACTAACATAACAATACTAATATAATACAATATAAGTAGTTAGCAGTAGCTAACACTAGTTACATTATAAGATATATGCTATTTCCAGGCTACAACTAGGCACTGTGGCAACTGGCAAGGATCTAAGAAACGTGATGAATTTGTAGAGAAGGTAAGTCAACAGagatgccaaaaaaaaaaaagcaaatctTACATGTACTAGTATGTCACCATGTCAACCACGGTGTATACATCATGAATACATCATTACATAGTTCTTCAATAAGTGAAGGCAAAACAACATATTTAGATGATCCAGCAAGCCCAAAGTTCATGTGTAATAAGAGATGATGCAAATCCACAAATTTCAAAGTTATAGGGAAAATTATTTCGCAGCATATTCAGAACTTACCAGAGCATTATGAATACAGGAGAACCAAAAGAACAAATTCAACTAGCTCAGTGTTAAAAAAAATTGCAGCTTTGAGCTAGCATTTGGTAGAAAGTTATGCAATTGCTGTATGAGATCAAGTTGAAAGACATCTTACTCTGACCCAGATCGGAACCATGAGGAAGCAACAAGACACATAGCGCAAGTCACCACATCTGCAGAGTAACCATTAATACCGTGCTCCACCACATCAAATTCTCTTACTTGCGAAAGACCGAGCTTCACGTGTTCCACAGTACAGTTAAGAGAGCTTCACGTGTTCGGCATGATGTCTGGCAACGTACAAAGGAAAGTAATACTACCAAatggaatattagcttgcaaaagTCCATAGGACCCAGACACACAGTTCTTTTCAAGAAAACACAAAATCTTTGTGTTTCAATGCATTTGATAGAAAGAGAGTTGTTACAAGTCTAAGAGGGCGACAACCAAGATTACAACAAGCTAGGCCGGTGGAAGTAGCGCCACAAGGCCCAGCACCCTGGCCGCTGCCCACGATCTGTCCTCCACCTTTATTGTGTCAAGCAGGCCAGCAAGGTCAGGCAGCGCACCGACGAAGACGATCAGGTTGTGCCGCTTCCAAAGCTACTAGGCTGTGAGCATGATCACCGAAGATATGCCCTTACGAGCTGCCGTGGGAGCCGAAAGGACATCCATCTGTCACCAGCCCTAAAACTTGTCCCCATCAGAGTAAGCACCATTAGCCAAACCAAACGGTTGTTAAGTTCCATACTTGGTTGCATCCACCTCACTAGATGTTCTATCCACAGTTCAATTTACTCATCCTAATACAGTTCTCCTGAACTTTTAAATGCCAGAAAGTGAAATAAATGTTTTGCAGAGAAGTACCAGAAACAGTTACTAAAAATAATTCATGAAAGCAAAAAAGAGAATGACAAAATAATGGTGGATCAGCCAATAATATGACTTGAGTATGTGCCAGTTTTTGGAATATGTGAATCTTGAAATAGAGCACTGAAAGATAAAAAAGCACCCTCAGTTCCGTACTTGGTTGCATCCACCTCACTAGATGTTCTATCCATAGTTCAATTTACTCATCCTAATACAGTTCCCCTGAACTTGTAAATGCCAGAAAATGAAATAAATGTTTTGCACAGAAATACCAGCAACAGTTACTAAAATAATTCATGAAAGCAAAAAAGAGAATGGCAAAATAATGGTGGATCAGGCAATAATATGACTTGAGTATGTGCTAGTTTTTGGAAAAGGTGAATCTTGAAATAGAGCACTGAAAGATTAAAAACAAAACACCCTCAGTCTTGTATTAGTAATTTCAAAAGTCAACGGTCTTAAACATGTCATTACGGGATTCATAAAAGAGCATGTGCTAGCTTTCTAGAATGATATGGCATTAACAGATGTCTACTGCATGCACATTTCCCCCACTCCAACAAAACAAAAC includes:
- the LOC124688434 gene encoding peroxidase 2-like, translating into MKLSVVLLFSLVALQAALLGVPSAEASGLKVGYYNKKCRGVEDVVKGHIIRAIKKNPRVGAALVRLVFHDCFVRGCDGSVLLDKSAQNPKPEKEAKANIGLAAFDILEMIKADIEKKCPGVVSCSDILVYAARDATKILSKGHINYDVPAGRLDGFVSLASQADKELPDSTFTAQQLIKSFALKNFDVEEMVILSGAHSIGMAHCSSFKGRLAAPADQINPAYRKLLNYKCGQSANPPVVNNVRDEEYTTVAKYMPGFKSRVRKIRDLFDNSYYHNNLARIVSFNSDWQLLTHTEARGHVHEYADNGTLWNEDFAASMVKLSMLPMPAGSKGGIRKKCSIVSY